In the genome of Variovorax sp. PAMC26660, the window TCGCCGGCCTTGGACTTGTCTTTGTCCAGTGCCGCCGCTGCGTTCACGGCGGCGGGGGCGCGTGGTGCAAGCTGCTTGGCCAGCCACTCCGGCAACGGCTTGTCGGGGCCGGCCGCGGCCAGGTAGTCGGCGGGCGACTGCACCGTCAGCACGTTGTCGAAGCTGCCGATGGCCCAGCGGAAGAAGTGGTTCAGCAGCCAGGCCGTCATGTCGGCGTCGTCACCGCGCTCGGCGCTGCGGCGCGCGATCGCGGCCTTCACTTCGGGCGCATTCACCACGTCGCGCGGCAGGTACACCGCCGTCGAGGCGGCGGGCGCGGGTGTCGGTATGGGCATCGGCGGCGGGCGACTTACAGGGTGAAGTCGTACTCCACCGTGATCGGTGCGTGGTCGCTGAACTTGATGGTCTTGTAGATGGCCTCGGTGCGTGCCAGCGCGCCCATCGCCGGCGTGGCCAGGTGGTAGTCCAGCCGCCATCCCACGTTGTTGGCGTAGGCCTGGCCGCGGTTGCTCCACCAGGTGTAGGCCTCGTCGGTGGTCTCGGGCTTGAGCTTGCGGTACACGTCCACCAGGCCCGCGCCGTCGGTGCCGGCGTCCAGCAGCTTGGTCATCCAGGCGCGTTCTTCGGGCAGGAAGCCGCTGTTCTTCTGGTTGCCGCGCCAGTTCTTCAGGTCGATCTGCTGGTGCGCGATGTTGATGTCGCCGCACAGGACGAACTCGCGCTCTTTCTTGAGCGCCAGCAGGTGCGGAAAGAAGCCCTTGAGAAAGCGGAACTTGGCGGCCTGCCGCTCTTCGCCCGAGCTGCCACTCGGGAAGTAGCAGCTGATGACCGAGAACTTGCGTTTGGGCGTGTCGAAACGCAGTTCGAGGTAGCGGCCTTCGGCGTCGAATTCGGCATCGCCCCAGCCGACCACGACCTGGCTCGGTGCGTGCTTGCTGTAGACCGCGGTGCCGGCGTAGCCTTTCTTTTCAGCAAAATGAAAGTGGCCCTTCAGGCCGGCCAACTCCTCGAAGCGGCCCTCGACGTCGCTGGCCTGGACCCGGATCTCCTGCATGCAAATACAATCCGGCGCAAGTTCGGCCACCCAGTCGGCCACGCCTTTGTTGGCGGCCGAACGCAGGCCATTGAGATTGAGACTGGTCAGTTTGAACACAAGGAAATTCCCGATGGCTGTAGATGGTGAGAAAAGCAGCGCGGTCGCACAGGACTTCGTCCAGTTTGCGTTGGATGCCGGCGTACTGCGCTTCGGCGAATTCAAGACAAAAGCCGGTCGGATGAGTCCTTATTTCTTCAATTCGGGGCTCTTCGACGACGGCGGCAAGATCGCGCGTCTCGCGGGATTCTATGCAGACCGGCTGATCGAGAGCGGCCTTGAATTCGACATGATCTTCGGCCCCGCCTACAAGGGCATCCCGCTGGGCGCCACTGTGGCCGCCGAGCTGGCCCGCCGGGGCCGCAACTACCCCTTTGCCTACAACCGCAAGGAAGCCAAGGCGCACGGCGAAGGCGGCAACCTCGTGGGCGCGCCGCTCAAGGGCCGCGTGCTGATCGTCGACGACGTGATGTCGGCCGGCACCGCGGTGCGCGAGTCGATCGCCGCCATCCAGGCGGCCGGCGCCACCCCGCATGCCGTGGCCATCGCGCTCGACCGGCAGGAGAAGGCCACCGAGAACGGCGTCGACGTGGACCACAGCGCCGTGCAGTACGTGCGCAACCAACTCGGCCTGTCGGTGATTGCCATCGCCACGCTGGACGACCTGCTGAGCTACCTTTCGGGCAATGCGGCGGCCGACCTTGGCGCGCACCGCGAACGCGTGCTGGCTTACCGCACGCGCTACGGCGCCAGCTGAGGCACGACGCCGATGCACACGCGCGATCACGGCAAGCCGACCCGCCTGCTGGCGGTGGCATCGACAACAACATCCCTGCTGCTGCTGGCCGCGTTCTGCGGCACGGTGCATGCGCAGCAGAAGACAGACGGCCCCGCTGCAGGCATCTTCACCTGCACCGACGCACGCGGCCGCACGTTGACAGCCGATCGGCCGATTGCCGAATGCAACGACCGCGAACAGCGCGAGCTGAACCCCAGTGGCTCCATCCGCCGCAAGGTCGAGCCCACCTACACGGCGCGCGAATTGGCCGAGCGTGAAGACCGTGCGCGCGAAGCCGCCATCCAGACGGCGCGCATCACCGACGAGCGCCGCCGCGAGCGCGCATTGCTGGTGCGCTACCCGAACGCCGCCACGCACGACCGCGAGCGCAACGAGGCGCTGGTGCAGATCGATGCGGTGATCCAGGCGGCGAAGAAGCGCATTGCCGAGCTGGGCGAAGACCGCAAGAAGATCGACGAGGAGCTGGAGTTCTACAAGGCGGACACGAGCAAGGCGCCCGGTGCGGTGCGCCGCAAGCTCGAGGACAACACGCAGAGCGTGGCGGTGCAGAACCGCTTCATTGCCGAGCAGGATGAAGAGAAGAAGCGCGTGAATGCACGCTTCGATGAAGAGCGCGGGCGTTTGAAGGCGCTCTGGTCGCCGCAGAACGGCGGCACACCACGATAAGGGCTCGCCCCCAGGCTTCGCGCACTTCGTGTCGCTTCTCCAACCCCCTGCCGGGGGCACCACCAGCGGCCCGGCAAAGCCGGTTCCGCGGTGGTTCACGAAGGGACTGGATCAGCCCAG includes:
- a CDS encoding exodeoxyribonuclease III, whose translation is MFKLTSLNLNGLRSAANKGVADWVAELAPDCICMQEIRVQASDVEGRFEELAGLKGHFHFAEKKGYAGTAVYSKHAPSQVVVGWGDAEFDAEGRYLELRFDTPKRKFSVISCYFPSGSSGEERQAAKFRFLKGFFPHLLALKKEREFVLCGDINIAHQQIDLKNWRGNQKNSGFLPEERAWMTKLLDAGTDGAGLVDVYRKLKPETTDEAYTWWSNRGQAYANNVGWRLDYHLATPAMGALARTEAIYKTIKFSDHAPITVEYDFTL
- the pyrE gene encoding orotate phosphoribosyltransferase; its protein translation is MAVDGEKSSAVAQDFVQFALDAGVLRFGEFKTKAGRMSPYFFNSGLFDDGGKIARLAGFYADRLIESGLEFDMIFGPAYKGIPLGATVAAELARRGRNYPFAYNRKEAKAHGEGGNLVGAPLKGRVLIVDDVMSAGTAVRESIAAIQAAGATPHAVAIALDRQEKATENGVDVDHSAVQYVRNQLGLSVIAIATLDDLLSYLSGNAAADLGAHRERVLAYRTRYGAS
- a CDS encoding DUF4124 domain-containing protein, with protein sequence MHTRDHGKPTRLLAVASTTTSLLLLAAFCGTVHAQQKTDGPAAGIFTCTDARGRTLTADRPIAECNDREQRELNPSGSIRRKVEPTYTARELAEREDRAREAAIQTARITDERRRERALLVRYPNAATHDRERNEALVQIDAVIQAAKKRIAELGEDRKKIDEELEFYKADTSKAPGAVRRKLEDNTQSVAVQNRFIAEQDEEKKRVNARFDEERGRLKALWSPQNGGTPR